The following proteins are encoded in a genomic region of Papaver somniferum cultivar HN1 unplaced genomic scaffold, ASM357369v1 unplaced-scaffold_10, whole genome shotgun sequence:
- the LOC113326115 gene encoding activating signal cointegrator 1-like isoform X2, with the protein MACSIRGRLWIHAAGKVPDQETIKAMEDFYREIYRVNGVEELKFPEHYPTSRLLGCIDVVGCLTRNEVECWQEVPEGVRLEAQTDLCWLCENPQRVLIPFEMRGFQGVYNLKRRIYEAAVRGLTPVKGPLPVKFPLPYSRDSFSLKPGSLVSSFSSLEVSEVKKPETLRAAIAGARAAATQYSKQPQRSPTTNAIPQRDFLYAAVKGLRPA; encoded by the exons ATGGCCTGCTCTATCAGAG GCCGGCTTTGGATCCACGCTGCTGGTAAAGTTCCGGATCAAGAGACAATCAAAGCAATGGAAGACTTTTATAGAGAAATCTATAGAGTGAACGGAGTTGAAGAATTGAAATTTCCAGAGCATTATCCAACTTCACGACTATTAG GTTGTATTGATGTGGTTGGGTGTCTCACGCGGAATGAAGTCGAGTGTTGGCAGGAGGTACCCGAAGGG GTGAGACTAGAAGCTCAAACGGATCTTTGCTGGCTATGTGAAAATCCACAG AGAGTATTGATCCCATTTGAGATGCGAGGGTTTCAAGGTGTATACAACTTGAAGAGAAGG ATATATGAGGCCGCAGTTAGAGGTCTCACTCCGGTTAAAGGTCCATTACCTGTAAAGTTTCCACTTCCATATTCCAGAGATTCTTTCTCGCTGAAACCAGGATCACTTGTCTCGAGCTTTTCTTCCTTAGAAGTGTCTGAAGTTAAAAAACCAGAGACTCTTAGGGCAGCTATAGCTGGTGCACGCGCTGCAGCTACTCAATACTCAAAGCAACCTCAGAGATCCCCAACTACTAATGCAATCCCACAAAGAG ATTTTCTCTATGCAGCAGTGAAGGGTCTTAGGCCAGCATGA
- the LOC113326115 gene encoding activating signal cointegrator 1-like isoform X1 — protein sequence MACSIRGRLWIHAAGKVPDQETIKAMEDFYREIYRVNGVEELKFPEHYPTSRLLGCIDVVGCLTRNEVECWQEVPEGVRLEAQTDLCWLCENPQRVLIPFEMRGFQGVYNLKRRIYEAAVRGLTPVKGPLPVKFPLPYSRDSFSLKPGSLVSSFSSLEVSEVKKPETLRAAIAGARAAATQYSKQPQRSPTTNAIPQREHDRPPQNGNSTHI from the exons ATGGCCTGCTCTATCAGAG GCCGGCTTTGGATCCACGCTGCTGGTAAAGTTCCGGATCAAGAGACAATCAAAGCAATGGAAGACTTTTATAGAGAAATCTATAGAGTGAACGGAGTTGAAGAATTGAAATTTCCAGAGCATTATCCAACTTCACGACTATTAG GTTGTATTGATGTGGTTGGGTGTCTCACGCGGAATGAAGTCGAGTGTTGGCAGGAGGTACCCGAAGGG GTGAGACTAGAAGCTCAAACGGATCTTTGCTGGCTATGTGAAAATCCACAG AGAGTATTGATCCCATTTGAGATGCGAGGGTTTCAAGGTGTATACAACTTGAAGAGAAGG ATATATGAGGCCGCAGTTAGAGGTCTCACTCCGGTTAAAGGTCCATTACCTGTAAAGTTTCCACTTCCATATTCCAGAGATTCTTTCTCGCTGAAACCAGGATCACTTGTCTCGAGCTTTTCTTCCTTAGAAGTGTCTGAAGTTAAAAAACCAGAGACTCTTAGGGCAGCTATAGCTGGTGCACGCGCTGCAGCTACTCAATACTCAAAGCAACCTCAGAGATCCCCAACTACTAATGCAATCCCACAAAGAG AGCATGATCGTCCACCTCAAAATGGTAATTCGACGCATATATAA